A section of the Sedimentisphaera cyanobacteriorum genome encodes:
- a CDS encoding NAD(P)H-dependent oxidoreductase subunit E produces the protein MKKILVEICTGTTCHVMGSEAIMEIRDMLASRFKDIVEIKATSCIGLCRERNAEQAPFVKVNGRVVPEANLLRVTQMINEIERGD, from the coding sequence ATGAAAAAAATATTAGTTGAAATATGCACGGGTACAACCTGCCATGTAATGGGTTCAGAGGCGATTATGGAAATACGGGATATGCTCGCAAGCCGCTTTAAAGATATTGTGGAAATAAAGGCCACAAGCTGCATCGGGCTATGCAGGGAAAGGAATGCTGAGCAGGCTCCTTTTGTTAAGGTCAACGGGAGGGTCGTTCCCGAGGCGAACCTGCTGAGAGTAACTCAGATGATAAACGAAATAGAGAGGGGCGATTAG